The Kozakia baliensis genome includes a region encoding these proteins:
- a CDS encoding TIGR00282 family metallophosphoesterase, translated as MRFVFLGDILGRSGRDAIIQNLPAWRKELRLDLVVVNGENASHGYGLSPSIAEDLFKAGVDVITLGNHAWDRRDLIGYIDANPRIVRPINFPAGTPGQGSHLITLPDGRKALVINVMGRLFMDALDDPFRVVNELLSRHRLGVSVHAIIIDIHAEATSEKMAFGHVMDGRASLVIGTHTHVPTADHRILRNGTAYQTDAGMCGDYDSVIGMGKDASISRFVRKMPGERPQPAEGEATVCGLMVETEDATGLARRIAPIRMGGLLASNWPDF; from the coding sequence GTGAGATTCGTTTTTCTTGGTGATATTTTAGGGCGTAGCGGGCGTGACGCCATTATCCAGAACCTTCCGGCATGGCGGAAGGAGCTTCGGCTCGATCTGGTTGTCGTCAATGGCGAGAACGCGTCTCACGGTTATGGCCTATCGCCCAGCATCGCCGAGGATCTTTTCAAAGCGGGCGTGGATGTCATTACGCTCGGTAATCATGCTTGGGACCGGCGCGATCTCATCGGATATATCGATGCCAACCCACGAATCGTGCGGCCGATCAATTTTCCTGCCGGCACGCCGGGGCAGGGGAGCCATCTCATCACACTGCCGGACGGACGTAAGGCGCTGGTCATCAATGTGATGGGGCGTTTGTTCATGGACGCCCTAGACGATCCTTTTCGGGTGGTGAACGAGTTGCTCTCTCGCCATCGTCTTGGTGTGAGCGTGCATGCGATCATCATTGATATCCATGCCGAAGCCACGAGTGAAAAAATGGCTTTTGGTCATGTGATGGACGGGCGCGCCTCGCTTGTGATCGGCACGCACACGCATGTTCCGACGGCGGATCACCGGATTCTCAGGAACGGCACGGCTTATCAAACCGACGCAGGAATGTGCGGCGATTATGATAGCGTGATCGGCATGGGGAAGGACGCCTCGATCAGTCGTTTCGTGCGCAAAATGCCTGGCGAGCGGCCGCAACCGGCTGAAGGCGAGGCCACGGTCTGCGGCCTGATGGTGGAAACGGAGGACGCGACTGGTTTGGCGCGGCGCATTGCGCCCATTCGAATGGGCGGTTTGCTGGCTAGTAACTGGCCGGATTTTTAA
- a CDS encoding flagellar biosynthesis repressor FlbT — MAGLGIRLSAGDKLIVNGAAIEFETDAHLRLANQVNFLFGKQIMGPQEATTPARRIYFALQTVHVGTLEEREAALRDACYFIDMFVAETTSHTARTLLAQTKQAAETGHGYQALRLARRIIRHEDAVLSV, encoded by the coding sequence ATGGCAGGTCTGGGAATCCGTTTATCCGCAGGGGATAAGCTTATCGTCAACGGTGCGGCGATAGAATTCGAGACGGACGCGCATCTCCGTCTCGCCAATCAAGTCAATTTTCTCTTCGGCAAACAGATCATGGGACCGCAGGAGGCGACGACGCCTGCGCGCCGCATCTATTTCGCTTTGCAGACAGTTCATGTCGGCACATTGGAAGAGCGCGAGGCGGCATTGCGAGACGCCTGCTATTTCATCGACATGTTCGTGGCGGAAACGACTTCCCATACCGCGCGCACTCTACTGGCCCAGACGAAACAGGCCGCCGAAACGGGGCATGGTTATCAGGCGCTTCGTTTGGCGCGTAGGATCATCCGCCATGAAGATGCAGTCCTTTCGGTTTAA
- a CDS encoding 5-formyltetrahydrofolate cyclo-ligase: MVVPHDIDQQKSALREKMRSTRAARVANAMLDVMLCEELRSAVLSTPNRNIGCVWPLPGEADLRPLCQQLHEAGRNVLLPETTPRGSALVFRHWTPDATMKPGRFGTFHPHGPVLQPDLLLVPLLAFDRAFNRLGYGGGYYDRTLEAFRCHAIGFAFNWQEVASVPCGPHDRTLDLIVTETGPIFPHEKEHSAQ, from the coding sequence ATGGTGGTTCCACACGATATCGATCAGCAAAAATCCGCTTTGCGTGAGAAAATGCGTTCAACCCGCGCGGCGCGCGTGGCGAACGCCATGCTCGACGTCATGTTGTGCGAAGAACTACGAAGTGCGGTGCTTTCCACGCCAAACCGAAATATCGGGTGCGTCTGGCCTTTGCCGGGTGAAGCGGATTTACGCCCCCTATGCCAGCAATTGCATGAAGCGGGCCGCAATGTGCTGCTTCCCGAAACGACGCCGCGCGGCTCCGCCTTGGTTTTCCGGCATTGGACGCCGGACGCCACGATGAAGCCGGGCCGATTCGGCACGTTCCATCCACACGGTCCCGTTCTCCAGCCCGATTTACTTTTGGTGCCGCTTTTGGCGTTCGATCGCGCGTTCAACCGCTTGGGCTATGGCGGGGGATATTACGATCGCACTTTGGAAGCGTTTCGCTGCCATGCGATTGGTTTTGCTTTCAACTGGCAAGAAGTCGCCTCGGTTCCATGTGGCCCGCATGACCGGACGCTCGATTTGATCGTAACGGAGACCGGCCCTATTTTTCCGCACGAAAAGGAGCATTCCGCACAGTGA
- a CDS encoding fasciclin domain-containing protein, which translates to MSVTLFPRPARFLASCMVAASLTGLSACASKNAPQDPFFVRNSSQANFMPSVSSAHNYRPSTSNLTSSLVAYHEPATPSYPDRPLNENLSASLEMADYVRALKDVGLFPVLMRPGPYTVFAIPNGPLENYVKQWPTGPRSPADQAQLHHVLAYTIVPGKWDEPALREQIAKQHGAAVSLYTLADVPLVVRLEPQTGELTLSNVAGQTNRIWMTGIPQSNGVLYFTQNLLSPQG; encoded by the coding sequence GTGAGCGTCACCCTCTTTCCCCGTCCGGCGCGGTTCCTTGCATCTTGCATGGTCGCCGCATCCCTGACGGGACTTTCCGCCTGCGCCAGCAAGAATGCGCCGCAAGATCCGTTCTTCGTGCGCAATTCGTCGCAAGCGAACTTCATGCCCTCGGTCAGCAGCGCGCATAATTACCGCCCTTCGACGAGCAATCTGACGTCCTCCTTGGTAGCGTACCACGAACCGGCGACGCCCTCATATCCAGACCGCCCGTTGAACGAAAACCTTTCCGCCTCATTGGAAATGGCGGACTATGTGCGTGCGCTGAAGGATGTGGGGTTGTTCCCCGTTTTGATGCGGCCCGGCCCTTATACGGTTTTCGCCATTCCGAACGGACCGTTGGAAAACTACGTCAAGCAATGGCCGACAGGACCGAGATCGCCCGCCGACCAAGCGCAGTTGCACCATGTTCTCGCCTATACGATCGTTCCCGGGAAATGGGACGAGCCGGCGTTACGCGAGCAAATAGCCAAGCAACATGGCGCGGCGGTGTCTTTATACACCTTGGCGGATGTGCCTTTGGTCGTGCGGTTGGAACCGCAGACCGGGGAACTGACGCTGAGCAACGTCGCAGGGCAAACCAACCGGATTTGGATGACAGGCATCCCGCAATCGAACGGCGTGCTTTACTTCACTCAGAATCTTTTATCTCCACAGGGGTAA
- a CDS encoding cell division protein ZapA, with product MAQVSIRLNGYSYSVGCQDGEEHHLQAMAAQVERRIERVRSLGPQSGESRTLVLAALLMADEIHDLSEAKLPSGASETLARAEQIVRENRLRAEKLLLMAERAESIAAELERP from the coding sequence ATGGCGCAGGTTTCCATTCGCCTCAACGGCTATTCCTACAGCGTAGGCTGTCAGGATGGGGAAGAACATCATCTCCAGGCGATGGCCGCGCAAGTCGAAAGGCGTATCGAGCGCGTGCGCTCCTTGGGGCCGCAGAGCGGCGAATCCCGCACGCTCGTGCTGGCGGCATTGCTGATGGCCGATGAAATTCACGATCTTTCGGAAGCCAAACTGCCGAGCGGCGCATCCGAAACACTGGCGCGCGCCGAACAAATCGTGCGCGAAAACCGGCTTCGGGCGGAAAAACTTCTTTTAATGGCGGAACGTGCAGAAAGCATTGCAGCCGAGCTTGAGCGCCCTTAA
- a CDS encoding thiamine phosphate synthase, with product MDRQTMLPCELYLVTLPEFDPATDLPGLDTVLKRWTPSALRLATSEPNQARRIVKEIRQTVQSNGVALILTDLPVLARELECDGVHLSRHSALAETARKVLGDDLQLGIACGPRRDEAMLAGEQSADYIAVTPDGTDLTKWWSQVMELPIVAEDIATSEQAQAMVDANADFLAIPLSFRDADIAGLHLEAILTPVEIKDSE from the coding sequence ATGGATCGTCAAACGATGCTGCCTTGTGAACTTTATCTCGTGACGTTGCCAGAGTTCGATCCTGCAACCGATCTGCCCGGTCTCGATACCGTCTTGAAACGCTGGACGCCTTCGGCGCTACGGCTCGCCACCTCCGAACCGAACCAGGCGCGCCGGATCGTCAAGGAAATCCGCCAAACCGTTCAATCGAACGGCGTGGCGCTAATCCTGACAGATCTGCCGGTTTTGGCGCGGGAATTGGAGTGTGACGGCGTGCATCTCTCCCGTCATTCCGCCCTCGCGGAGACAGCGCGAAAGGTTTTGGGCGACGATCTACAGTTGGGAATTGCGTGTGGGCCGAGACGAGACGAAGCCATGCTCGCGGGGGAACAAAGCGCCGACTACATTGCCGTGACGCCCGATGGAACGGACCTGACGAAATGGTGGTCCCAGGTCATGGAACTGCCGATCGTCGCGGAAGATATCGCCACTTCCGAGCAAGCGCAGGCTATGGTTGACGCAAATGCGGATTTCCTCGCCATTCCGCTTTCCTTTCGAGATGCAGACATAGCTGGCCTGCATCTCGAAGCGATCCTTACCCCTGTGGAGATAAAAGATTCTGAGTGA